From Candidatus Manganitrophus morganii, the proteins below share one genomic window:
- a CDS encoding tetratricopeptide repeat protein — translation MKSRSYKKTFLFALMAALVVWGVGHRITLPSSARQTEPREINPDMLKKTKLEESKRQFRLSERNLNDPASPLPSLLALYDDDQFQAVSDQIVSLSDDRKNAPLHLLHGNALAFLGKHEEAAAAYQQAYRQAETPQEQAAALANFGLLFSTKRVWKEGITWTERALAIDRQTGDRQAEGADLALLGTLYYQAGDTAKGSEAHMEALKIAESISDRRLMARQLASIGNLHYLDRSYETALDYQQKALKLYRELGNPIGEAVSLTSLSFIYKDRKDFAKALSFQSDALAIHQAGNDLSSQANSHINLALIHQDQGELEKAIGSAEKALKIREEMNDLPGMANVEGTIGTIHQSFGNLPQAIEHLEKSKELFQKGGASQQIHIVDQRIQTLRDQMQN, via the coding sequence ATGAAGTCACGTTCATACAAAAAAACGTTCCTGTTTGCCCTCATGGCCGCCCTTGTCGTGTGGGGGGTCGGCCATCGGATTACCCTCCCCTCGTCGGCCCGGCAGACCGAGCCGAGAGAAATCAACCCTGACATGCTGAAAAAGACCAAGCTGGAAGAGTCGAAGCGACAGTTTCGCCTCTCCGAACGGAACCTGAACGACCCTGCTTCGCCCCTCCCCTCGCTTCTGGCCCTTTACGACGATGATCAGTTCCAAGCCGTCTCGGATCAAATTGTCAGCCTCTCGGACGATCGGAAAAATGCCCCCCTCCATCTCCTGCACGGCAACGCACTGGCCTTCCTCGGAAAACATGAGGAAGCCGCGGCGGCGTATCAGCAGGCTTATCGCCAGGCCGAGACCCCTCAGGAACAGGCCGCCGCGTTGGCGAACTTCGGTCTTCTCTTCTCTACGAAGCGGGTTTGGAAAGAGGGAATCACCTGGACCGAGCGGGCGCTGGCGATCGACCGCCAGACCGGCGACCGGCAGGCCGAAGGAGCCGACCTCGCCCTTTTGGGAACCCTTTATTATCAAGCGGGAGACACCGCGAAGGGATCGGAAGCGCACATGGAAGCGTTGAAGATCGCCGAGTCGATCTCCGACCGGCGGCTGATGGCGCGCCAGCTTGCGTCGATCGGCAATCTCCACTACCTCGATCGGTCCTACGAAACGGCCCTCGATTATCAACAAAAGGCGCTCAAGCTTTATCGGGAGCTGGGAAACCCGATCGGAGAGGCGGTCTCCCTCACCAGCCTCAGCTTCATCTATAAAGACCGAAAAGATTTCGCGAAGGCGCTCTCGTTCCAATCCGACGCTCTCGCCATCCATCAAGCCGGAAACGACCTTTCCTCCCAGGCGAACTCTCATATCAATCTGGCGCTGATCCATCAGGATCAGGGGGAGTTGGAGAAAGCGATCGGGTCGGCGGAAAAGGCGCTGAAGATCCGGGAGGAGATGAATGATCTCCCCGGAATGGCCAATGTCGAAGGGACCATCGGAACGATTCACCAGAGCTTCGGGAATCTCCCCCAAGCGATCGAACATCTCGAGAAATCAAAAGAGCTCTTCCAGAAGGGGGGGGCCTCCCAGCAGATCCATATCGTTGACCAACGGATTCAGACCCTGCGCGACCAGATGCAGAACTAA
- a CDS encoding DUF512 domain-containing protein, with product MEQKGVRLSKSAGLTIEKVEPGSIAEAVGVEAGDRLISMNGREMKDVLDYRFVEGDEELLLELAKPNGEVWEVEVEKDLDEALGIDFPEMKIRSCPNKCFFCFVDQMPEGQRDTLYIRDEDYRFSFLFGNYITLTNLTRKDKERIFEQKMSPLYISVHTTDLELRRFMLVNPRARDILAEIREMTEHGIVLHTQIVLCPGINDGDYLVKSIEDLVKFYPSVGSLAIVPIGLTRHRQGLQELREVSVEGAREMIEWIKPWQRRFRKEIGYPFVFLADEWYTKAGLPFPPLEEYADLPQQGNGVGIVPLFLNDFEGMLPFLPKKISEPAQILMATGTSFSPFLTSCLKRVRIRGAEMEVVTVVNDFFGDSVTVAGLMSGRDIVKAVRQRISDRFGTRILLLPSVALNEDRNLFLDGMTLQDLEKELDLSVQVVSADAEGLMGFLQNIPVSQYR from the coding sequence GTGGAACAAAAGGGAGTTCGTCTTTCAAAAAGTGCGGGATTGACGATCGAGAAGGTCGAGCCCGGCAGCATTGCGGAAGCGGTCGGGGTCGAGGCCGGCGATCGATTGATCAGCATGAACGGCAGAGAGATGAAAGATGTCCTCGATTACCGTTTTGTCGAAGGAGACGAAGAACTCCTCCTGGAGCTGGCGAAGCCGAACGGCGAAGTGTGGGAGGTCGAGGTCGAAAAAGATCTCGATGAAGCGCTCGGAATCGACTTCCCGGAGATGAAGATCCGAAGTTGTCCGAACAAATGTTTCTTCTGTTTTGTCGATCAAATGCCGGAAGGACAGCGGGACACCCTCTATATCCGCGATGAAGATTACCGGTTCTCTTTCCTCTTCGGCAACTACATCACCCTGACGAATTTGACTCGAAAAGACAAAGAGCGGATCTTCGAGCAGAAGATGAGCCCCCTTTATATTTCGGTCCATACCACCGACCTGGAGCTGCGCCGCTTTATGCTGGTCAATCCGCGCGCGCGCGATATCCTGGCCGAAATACGCGAGATGACCGAACATGGAATTGTCCTGCACACGCAGATCGTTCTCTGCCCGGGCATTAACGACGGCGACTATCTGGTTAAAAGTATCGAGGACCTGGTGAAGTTCTACCCCTCGGTCGGATCGCTGGCAATCGTCCCGATCGGCCTGACCCGGCATCGGCAGGGACTTCAAGAGCTTCGGGAGGTGAGCGTCGAGGGGGCGCGCGAGATGATCGAGTGGATCAAGCCGTGGCAGAGGCGGTTCCGAAAGGAGATTGGCTACCCGTTCGTCTTCCTGGCCGATGAATGGTATACCAAGGCGGGCCTTCCGTTCCCTCCCTTGGAAGAATATGCCGACCTTCCCCAACAAGGAAACGGCGTCGGAATTGTCCCCCTTTTCCTGAACGACTTCGAAGGGATGCTTCCTTTTTTACCGAAAAAGATCTCCGAGCCGGCCCAAATTCTCATGGCGACGGGGACCTCCTTTTCTCCTTTTTTAACGTCATGCCTGAAACGGGTTCGAATCCGCGGCGCGGAGATGGAGGTGGTGACCGTCGTCAACGATTTCTTCGGCGATTCGGTGACGGTGGCCGGTCTCATGTCGGGCAGGGATATCGTCAAGGCGGTCCGACAGCGGATTTCGGATCGATTCGGAACCCGGATCCTTCTTCTTCCGTCGGTGGCCCTCAATGAGGATCGAAACCTCTTTCTCGATGGGATGACCCTGCAGGACCTTGAGAAGGAATTGGATCTCTCCGTTCAGGTTGTCTCCGCCGATGCCGAAGGGCTGATGGGGTTTCTCCAAAATATTCCGGTTTCCCAGTACCGATAA
- a CDS encoding shikimate dehydrogenase encodes MSDLKPITGQTKIFGIFGHPVAHTLSPLMHNAAFDALGLPYRYLPFEVRPDRLEGAVKGILPLGILGVNVTLPHKETILPFLDEIDEEAGKVGAVNTIEVASDRLIGRNTDGRGFLESLRERNVDLSGKRVILLGAGGAAKGVAVALAQQPIAEMVIAARTASRGKTLTDRVTAVAPRLKTSIIGVDFGPGFPADSERPTLLVNTTPLGMKQGDPSPFPPHLLDPRWSVADLIYRPEETPLLAAAKEAGATVIPGLGMLLHQGALAFEIWTKQKAPLSKMRQALQEALSRGPLQH; translated from the coding sequence ATGAGTGACTTGAAACCAATCACCGGCCAGACGAAAATCTTTGGAATCTTCGGGCACCCGGTCGCCCACACCCTTTCCCCACTGATGCACAACGCGGCTTTCGACGCCCTCGGTCTTCCCTATCGCTATCTTCCCTTCGAGGTCCGTCCCGACCGGTTGGAAGGGGCGGTCAAGGGGATCCTCCCGCTGGGGATTCTAGGAGTGAATGTCACCCTTCCCCATAAGGAGACGATCCTCCCTTTTCTCGACGAGATCGATGAAGAGGCCGGGAAAGTCGGCGCGGTCAACACGATCGAAGTCGCCTCGGACCGTCTGATCGGCCGCAATACCGACGGGCGTGGTTTTCTGGAATCGCTTCGAGAGAGGAATGTCGATCTCTCCGGAAAAAGGGTGATTCTTCTGGGGGCGGGGGGGGCCGCGAAGGGGGTTGCGGTGGCGCTGGCGCAACAGCCGATCGCGGAGATGGTCATCGCGGCGCGGACGGCGTCGCGCGGGAAAACGCTGACCGATCGAGTCACCGCCGTCGCGCCCCGTTTAAAGACATCCATCATCGGGGTCGATTTCGGTCCCGGTTTTCCGGCCGATTCGGAGCGGCCGACCCTCTTGGTGAATACCACCCCCCTTGGAATGAAGCAAGGAGATCCCTCCCCCTTTCCCCCACATCTGCTCGATCCCCGATGGTCGGTCGCCGACCTGATCTACCGTCCTGAAGAGACCCCACTCCTCGCCGCGGCGAAAGAGGCGGGCGCGACGGTCATTCCGGGTCTCGGGATGCTCCTCCATCAAGGGGCCCTCGCCTTTGAAATCTGGACGAAGCAGAAAGCGCCCCTTTCCAAGATGAGGCAAGCCCTTCAAGAGGCGCTTTCTCGCGGTCCTCTTCAACATTGA
- the pilB gene encoding type IV-A pilus assembly ATPase PilB, with amino-acid sequence MVSEKLGKLIVNAQLINDEQLQKALLVQKKEGGRLGSILVRLGFIDEAKLLKFLSQQYGVPAADLTKIEIDPTVVKLVPAEVVKKYLVVPIKRMGATLSLAMVDPSDVFAIDDIKFMTGYNVEPIIAAESSVVELINKYYGKGALAVVEKTMTIEAKDYTLAEEDTQNPFQGQDDDNAMVSVDDFDTVVGDALENIDVVEEQQDDGGIKDVDAPIVKLVNGVLVNAIKVGASDIHVEPFETVFRVRFRIDGSMKTIMNLPIKIKNAVVSRLKIMSKLDIAERRLPQDGRIKLKLGKKKEVDFRVSTLPCLFGEKVVMRILDKGNLSLDLTKLGFEVGALKDFTEAINAPYGMVLVTGPTGSGKTTTLYSALSTINTTEINIMTAEDPVEYNLMGINQVQMKDEIGLNFAAALRSFLRQDPDVVMVGEIRDYETAEIGVKAALTGHLVLSTLHTNDAPGTVNRLLNMGIEPFLVASSVVLILAQRLARRICAKCKEPDPLPPDALLKAGFKQEDLKGLVVYKGKGCDVCNKTGYKGRVALYEVMPVKEEMRELILQGASADELKKKAIALGMKTLRMSGLSKVKEGMTTIEEVLDSTFAD; translated from the coding sequence TTGGTTTCAGAAAAACTTGGAAAGCTCATCGTGAATGCGCAGTTGATTAACGATGAGCAGCTCCAAAAAGCCTTGCTGGTCCAAAAGAAAGAGGGGGGGCGGCTCGGGAGCATTCTGGTTCGCTTAGGATTTATCGATGAGGCCAAACTGTTGAAATTCTTAAGCCAACAGTATGGTGTTCCGGCGGCGGACCTTACAAAAATAGAGATCGATCCTACGGTGGTCAAATTGGTTCCGGCCGAGGTGGTGAAGAAATATCTGGTTGTTCCCATCAAACGGATGGGGGCCACGCTGAGTCTCGCGATGGTCGATCCCTCCGATGTCTTCGCGATTGATGATATCAAGTTCATGACCGGTTATAACGTCGAGCCGATCATCGCCGCGGAGTCTTCCGTGGTCGAATTAATCAATAAGTATTATGGCAAGGGGGCTTTGGCCGTCGTCGAAAAAACGATGACAATCGAAGCCAAAGACTATACCCTCGCGGAAGAAGATACACAAAATCCCTTCCAAGGCCAGGATGATGACAACGCCATGGTCTCGGTCGATGACTTCGATACCGTGGTGGGAGATGCCCTGGAGAACATCGATGTCGTCGAGGAGCAGCAGGATGACGGGGGGATCAAAGATGTCGATGCTCCTATTGTCAAACTGGTCAACGGCGTCTTGGTCAATGCGATCAAAGTAGGCGCCAGCGATATTCATGTGGAGCCTTTTGAAACCGTTTTTCGGGTCCGGTTCCGGATCGACGGTTCGATGAAGACGATCATGAATCTTCCGATCAAGATCAAAAATGCCGTCGTCTCCCGTCTGAAGATCATGTCGAAGCTCGATATCGCGGAGCGCCGTCTTCCCCAGGACGGACGGATAAAGCTGAAGCTCGGAAAGAAGAAAGAGGTCGATTTCCGTGTCTCCACCCTTCCCTGCCTCTTCGGGGAGAAGGTGGTGATGCGTATCCTCGATAAGGGAAACCTTTCCCTCGATTTGACCAAACTCGGTTTCGAGGTGGGCGCGCTGAAAGACTTTACGGAGGCGATCAACGCTCCGTATGGAATGGTGTTGGTGACCGGGCCGACCGGAAGCGGAAAGACGACCACCCTCTATTCCGCCCTGAGCACCATCAATACTACCGAAATCAATATCATGACGGCGGAAGATCCGGTGGAGTATAACCTGATGGGGATCAATCAGGTTCAGATGAAAGATGAAATCGGTCTGAATTTCGCAGCGGCCCTCCGATCGTTTCTCCGGCAAGACCCCGATGTCGTCATGGTCGGAGAGATCCGGGATTATGAGACGGCCGAGATCGGCGTCAAAGCGGCCCTCACCGGCCATCTCGTCTTATCGACCCTGCACACCAATGATGCCCCCGGTACGGTCAATCGTCTCCTCAATATGGGGATTGAGCCCTTTCTTGTTGCCTCTTCCGTTGTTCTTATCCTTGCGCAGCGGCTCGCCAGGAGAATTTGCGCCAAATGCAAGGAGCCCGATCCGCTCCCTCCCGACGCCCTTCTAAAGGCCGGGTTCAAACAGGAGGATCTGAAAGGATTGGTCGTCTATAAGGGGAAAGGTTGTGATGTTTGCAACAAAACCGGGTATAAAGGGCGGGTGGCGCTCTATGAAGTGATGCCGGTGAAAGAGGAAATGAGAGAATTGATCCTCCAAGGGGCTTCCGCGGATGAGCTCAAAAAAAAGGCGATCGCTCTTGGGATGAAAACCCTTCGGATGAGCGGCTTATCGAAGGTCAAAGAAGGAATGACCACGATCGAAGAGGTATTGGACAGCACGTTTGCGGATTAA
- a CDS encoding type IV pilus twitching motility protein PilT — protein MANLHQLLQIMIEKGASDLHLTTGSAPQIRVNGHLMPLDLPQLTPADTKQLVYSVLTDAQKHRFEEENELDFSFGLKGFSRFRGNIFMQRGAVGAAIRTIPFKIKTFEELGLPHVVQELVKKPRGLVLVTGPTGSGKSTTLASMVDRINSERHDHILTIEDPIEFLHPHKKSVVNQREVTTDTKSFKAALKYILRQDPDVVLIGEMRDLETIEAALTISETGHLTFGTLHTNSCAQTVNRIIDVFPPHQQPQVRAQLSFVLEGIISQQLIAKSNGQGRAMAMEVLIPTPAIRNLIREDKVHQIYSSMQTGQGKHGMQTMNQSLYELYTKRIISYEDALARSSNVEELINMVNRGGGAGPGSASRDPGKMVRN, from the coding sequence ATGGCCAATTTGCATCAATTACTTCAGATCATGATTGAAAAGGGGGCGTCGGATTTACATCTGACCACCGGCTCCGCCCCCCAGATTCGGGTCAACGGACATCTGATGCCGCTCGATCTCCCGCAGTTGACCCCGGCCGATACGAAGCAGCTGGTTTACAGTGTTCTGACCGATGCGCAAAAACATCGATTTGAAGAGGAAAACGAGCTCGACTTTTCGTTTGGATTGAAGGGCTTCAGCCGCTTCCGCGGCAATATTTTCATGCAGCGGGGCGCGGTCGGCGCGGCCATTCGGACCATCCCCTTCAAAATTAAAACCTTTGAAGAGTTAGGGCTTCCTCACGTCGTCCAGGAGTTGGTCAAGAAACCGCGAGGATTGGTCCTGGTGACCGGGCCGACCGGGAGCGGAAAATCGACCACGCTGGCCTCGATGGTCGATCGGATCAACTCGGAGCGCCACGATCATATCCTGACCATCGAAGACCCGATCGAGTTTCTTCATCCCCATAAAAAATCGGTGGTGAACCAGCGGGAGGTGACGACCGATACAAAGAGCTTCAAGGCTGCATTGAAATATATTCTTCGCCAGGATCCCGACGTCGTGTTGATCGGGGAGATGCGCGATTTGGAGACGATCGAGGCGGCACTCACCATCTCGGAAACAGGCCATCTGACCTTCGGGACTCTCCACACGAATTCCTGCGCGCAAACGGTCAATCGGATCATCGATGTTTTCCCCCCCCACCAGCAGCCTCAGGTCCGGGCGCAGCTTTCGTTTGTGTTGGAGGGGATTATCTCGCAGCAGCTGATCGCGAAGTCGAACGGCCAGGGGAGGGCGATGGCGATGGAAGTCCTGATCCCGACGCCGGCGATCCGGAACCTCATCCGCGAGGACAAAGTCCATCAGATTTACTCTTCCATGCAGACCGGTCAAGGGAAACATGGAATGCAGACGATGAACCAGTCGCTGTATGAGTTATACACAAAACGGATCATCTCTTATGAAGACGCGCTGGCAAGATCGAGCAATGTCGAGGAGCTGATCAACATGGTCAATCGCGGCGGAGGGGCGGGTCCGGGTTCGGCCTCTCGCGATCCGGGGAAGATGGTTCGGAACTAA
- a CDS encoding type II secretion system F family protein: MATFEWTGKTRQGTIQKGQLAANSREEVIALLRKENILVTSVQQKAKDLKIPGFGGGKVSDKDIVIFTRQFATMIDAGLPLVQCLEILSAQCENPVLAKAVGEVRGDVEGGSTYADALRKHPKVFDDLYVNMVAAGEAGGILDTILNRLAKHIEKSMKLKKQIKSAMVYPSTIMGVAGIVIVVLLVFVIPIFAQMFTDFGGTLPALTQFVIDVSHFMQSNILIIAGAVGAAVYGFKKYYRTPNGRKTVDKIALKLPVLGDLIRKAAVAKFTRTLGTLIASGVPILEGLGIVAKTAGNKVIEQALMNARQSISEGKTISDPLGKEKVFPPMVVQMIAVGETTGALDAMLSKIADFYDDEVDSAVGALTSLLEPMLMVFLGVTIGTIVIAMYLPIFKLAAVVG; encoded by the coding sequence ATGGCGACGTTTGAATGGACGGGGAAGACCCGACAGGGGACGATTCAGAAGGGGCAGCTGGCGGCGAACAGCCGGGAGGAGGTCATCGCGCTTCTCAGAAAGGAAAATATCCTTGTCACCTCCGTTCAACAAAAGGCCAAAGATCTCAAGATCCCGGGATTTGGCGGAGGGAAGGTCAGCGATAAGGATATTGTGATCTTCACGCGGCAATTCGCCACAATGATCGATGCCGGGCTTCCGCTGGTGCAATGTCTTGAAATTTTATCGGCTCAATGCGAGAATCCAGTGTTGGCAAAGGCGGTCGGAGAGGTCCGGGGCGATGTGGAGGGAGGATCGACCTATGCCGATGCCCTGAGAAAACACCCCAAAGTCTTCGATGATCTCTACGTGAACATGGTCGCCGCCGGGGAGGCGGGGGGTATTCTCGATACGATTTTGAATCGGTTGGCGAAGCACATTGAAAAATCGATGAAGTTGAAAAAGCAGATCAAGTCGGCGATGGTCTATCCCTCCACCATCATGGGGGTGGCGGGGATCGTGATTGTGGTCTTGCTCGTCTTCGTGATTCCGATCTTTGCGCAGATGTTTACCGATTTCGGCGGCACCCTCCCGGCGCTGACTCAATTTGTCATCGATGTGAGCCATTTTATGCAATCGAATATCCTCATCATTGCAGGGGCCGTCGGCGCGGCCGTTTATGGTTTCAAAAAATATTACCGGACGCCGAATGGAAGGAAGACGGTCGACAAGATTGCCTTAAAGCTCCCGGTGCTTGGTGATTTGATCCGGAAGGCCGCCGTTGCGAAGTTTACACGGACCTTAGGGACGTTGATCGCCAGCGGTGTGCCGATTCTCGAGGGGCTGGGGATCGTTGCGAAGACGGCAGGAAACAAAGTCATCGAGCAGGCGCTCATGAACGCCCGTCAAAGCATCAGCGAAGGGAAAACCATTTCAGATCCGCTCGGGAAAGAGAAGGTTTTTCCTCCGATGGTGGTCCAGATGATCGCCGTCGGAGAGACGACCGGGGCGCTCGACGCCATGTTGAGCAAGATCGCCGATTTTTACGACGACGAGGTCGATTCTGCGGTCGGCGCCCTCACCTCGTTGTTGGAGCCGATGCTGATGGTCTTCCTCGGTGTGACCATCGGAACGATCGTAATCGCCATGTACCTTCCAATCTTTAAATTGGCTGCGGTGGTGGGATAA
- a CDS encoding ATP-binding protein encodes MKREDEIVLGRIKWLMALRIFLVTSLLGIPLLLELNYLKNPWSITTFYFLIGSTYFLTLVYALFISRTRYPLFFVSVQLGIDLLFETALIVVTGGIQSPFSFLYVITIVSACIFFHRKGGVLTAAAATFLFGTVVNLQYAHIPPFNSPSLLGEKEVFYMLFLYMITFFTVGSLSGRLSERLHEKEVGFSKLRVFTEDIVESISSGLVTTDLSGKITSFNRSASEMTGFRAEEAVGSIWWELFSWGEIRDRYRDLAITGVPQRFDGEIYTKQGERCLLGVTISPLRNEHGGQIGIIGTFQDLTQLKSLEEEMQKKERLATIGEMAAGMAHEIRNPLASLSGSIEVLKGDLSLRDEHLKLMEIAVREADRLNSIITQFLLYAKPLPPRRRPTDLHALLWETVQLLRNNPEYHDRIKVSLLIPSEPLMILIDPDQIRQVFWNLAINAFQAMPEEGVLTISTRRSRPKKGKGAAVPDERIEVFFADTGGGIQKGDLPKIFYPFFTTKSSGSGLGLSIVQRIIEEHAGEIRVESSPKGTTFFITLPLDELTRSERLDIEDSRPEGSPGVGRPSDLFQSAESRLKSLSV; translated from the coding sequence ATGAAAAGAGAAGACGAGATCGTTCTGGGGAGGATCAAGTGGCTGATGGCCCTCCGGATCTTCCTGGTGACCTCTCTTCTCGGCATCCCTCTTCTGCTGGAGCTCAATTATCTCAAAAACCCATGGTCGATCACCACCTTTTATTTCCTGATCGGGTCGACCTATTTCCTCACCCTTGTTTATGCCCTCTTCATCTCGCGGACGCGGTATCCCCTCTTTTTCGTCTCCGTTCAGTTGGGGATCGACCTTTTGTTTGAAACGGCCCTGATCGTGGTGACAGGGGGGATTCAGAGTCCCTTTTCTTTTCTTTACGTGATTACGATCGTTTCGGCCTGCATCTTCTTCCACCGCAAGGGGGGGGTGCTGACCGCGGCTGCGGCGACGTTTTTGTTCGGCACCGTCGTCAATCTACAATATGCCCACATTCCTCCTTTTAATTCCCCCAGTCTGCTCGGTGAGAAGGAGGTGTTTTATATGCTCTTTCTTTATATGATCACCTTCTTTACCGTCGGCAGCCTCAGCGGAAGGCTCTCGGAACGATTGCATGAGAAAGAGGTCGGGTTTTCGAAGCTGCGCGTTTTCACGGAAGATATCGTGGAAAGCATCTCAAGCGGTCTCGTGACGACCGATCTCTCCGGAAAGATCACCTCGTTTAACCGATCGGCCTCCGAGATGACCGGTTTTCGGGCGGAAGAGGCGGTCGGATCGATCTGGTGGGAGCTCTTTTCCTGGGGGGAGATTCGGGACCGCTACCGAGACCTTGCGATCACCGGCGTTCCGCAGCGGTTCGACGGAGAAATTTATACGAAGCAGGGAGAGCGCTGCCTGCTCGGCGTGACGATCTCGCCCCTTCGGAATGAGCACGGGGGGCAGATCGGGATTATCGGGACGTTCCAGGATTTGACCCAGCTAAAAAGCCTCGAAGAGGAGATGCAAAAGAAGGAGCGTCTGGCGACCATCGGAGAGATGGCGGCGGGAATGGCGCATGAGATCCGAAACCCGCTTGCTTCGCTCAGCGGTTCGATCGAGGTGCTCAAGGGGGATCTCAGCCTCCGCGATGAACATCTCAAATTGATGGAGATTGCCGTCAGAGAAGCGGATCGGCTCAACTCGATTATCACGCAATTCCTTCTCTATGCGAAGCCGCTGCCGCCCCGGCGGAGGCCGACCGATCTCCACGCCCTTTTGTGGGAAACGGTTCAGCTTCTTCGGAATAATCCCGAGTATCACGACCGGATCAAGGTTTCCCTGCTGATTCCGTCCGAGCCGCTGATGATTCTGATCGATCCCGACCAGATCCGGCAAGTTTTCTGGAATCTCGCGATAAACGCCTTTCAAGCGATGCCGGAAGAGGGGGTGTTGACGATTTCGACGCGACGGAGCCGTCCTAAAAAGGGGAAAGGAGCGGCGGTCCCCGACGAGCGGATCGAGGTCTTCTTCGCCGACACGGGAGGGGGGATCCAAAAAGGAGATCTCCCGAAAATCTTTTATCCCTTCTTCACGACAAAAAGCTCCGGATCGGGTTTGGGTCTGTCGATCGTCCAGCGGATCATCGAAGAACATGCGGGAGAAATTCGCGTCGAGAGCTCTCCCAAGGGAACCACCTTTTTTATCACCCTTCCGCTGGATGAGTTGACAAGGAGCGAACGGTTGGATATCGAAGATTCCCGTCCGGAGGGGTCTCCCGGGGTCGGTCGGCCGTCCGATCTTTTTCAATCTGCAGAGAGCCGGTTGAAGTCGTTATCGGTATAG
- a CDS encoding sigma-54 dependent transcriptional regulator, which produces MEKVLVVDNEKSMRDFLSIVLKKEGYFVETAEDGDQALKVLEKDIFDLVLTDMKMPRMSGLDLLKGLKELSPETIVIMMTAYASAETAVEAMKEGAYDYLTKPFQIDEVKLIIKNALERRKLRQENTQLRRELKGQATFTQIIGRSEKMKRVLDLVRKVADSKSNVLIYGESGTGKELIARAIHFNSARRDRSFVTVNCSALPEALLESELFGHMKGSFTGAIGNKEGLFEIAHEGSIFLDEIGETSLSIQVKLLRVLQEKEFRRVGGTKDLKVDVRIIAATNRDLEKMVAEGKFREDLYYRLDVIPIDLPPLRERPEDIPMLADFFLRKFNQSLGKEIEGIEPEAMRVLMNHEWKGNVRELENVVERAVALASHKMLTLADFNQGFLKPEESFPIPAAIPEDGLHLEDLIGKIEKELLLKALQETNWVKKEAAKLLHLNFRSFRYRLDKYGIKKLKNGEVDPDLEDDADDNPDDPLA; this is translated from the coding sequence ATGGAGAAAGTACTGGTCGTTGACAATGAAAAGAGCATGCGGGACTTCCTGTCGATTGTCCTCAAGAAAGAGGGCTATTTCGTCGAGACGGCAGAAGACGGCGATCAGGCCTTGAAGGTATTGGAGAAGGACATCTTCGATCTGGTCCTGACCGACATGAAGATGCCCCGTATGAGCGGCCTCGATCTCTTAAAGGGGCTGAAGGAGCTTTCTCCCGAGACGATCGTGATCATGATGACCGCCTATGCCTCCGCCGAAACGGCCGTCGAAGCGATGAAAGAAGGGGCCTATGATTATTTGACCAAGCCGTTCCAGATCGATGAGGTCAAGTTGATCATCAAGAATGCTCTGGAGCGGAGAAAGCTGCGCCAGGAGAATACCCAGCTTCGCCGCGAGTTGAAGGGCCAGGCGACCTTCACCCAGATTATCGGAAGAAGCGAGAAGATGAAGCGGGTGCTCGATCTGGTCCGGAAAGTCGCCGACAGCAAGAGCAACGTCTTGATCTACGGGGAATCGGGAACGGGGAAGGAGCTGATTGCGCGGGCGATTCATTTCAACAGCGCCAGGCGCGATCGATCCTTCGTCACCGTCAACTGCAGCGCGCTTCCGGAAGCGCTGCTGGAAAGCGAGCTCTTCGGTCATATGAAGGGCTCTTTCACGGGGGCGATCGGAAACAAAGAAGGGCTTTTTGAAATTGCTCACGAAGGGAGCATTTTCCTCGACGAAATCGGGGAGACCTCCCTGTCGATCCAGGTCAAGCTCTTGAGGGTCCTCCAGGAGAAAGAGTTCCGCCGCGTCGGCGGAACAAAAGATTTGAAGGTCGATGTTCGGATCATCGCGGCGACCAATCGCGATCTTGAGAAGATGGTGGCGGAAGGGAAATTCCGCGAAGATCTCTACTATCGTTTGGATGTGATCCCAATCGACCTTCCTCCCTTGCGGGAGCGGCCGGAAGATATTCCGATGCTCGCCGATTTCTTTCTGCGCAAGTTCAATCAGAGCCTTGGAAAAGAAATCGAGGGGATTGAACCGGAGGCGATGCGTGTCTTGATGAACCACGAGTGGAAGGGAAATGTGCGAGAGCTCGAGAACGTGGTCGAGCGCGCCGTCGCGCTGGCCTCCCATAAAATGCTGACCCTGGCCGATTTTAACCAAGGTTTTCTTAAACCGGAGGAGAGCTTTCCGATTCCGGCCGCCATCCCCGAAGACGGGCTCCATTTGGAAGATCTGATCGGGAAGATCGAAAAGGAGCTTCTCCTGAAGGCCTTACAGGAGACAAATTGGGTCAAGAAAGAGGCGGCCAAGCTCCTTCACCTCAACTTTCGCTCCTTCCGTTACCGGCTCGACAAATACGGCATCAAGAAGCTGAAAAACGGGGAGGTCGATCCGGACCTTGAAGACGACGCTGACGACAACCCCGACGATCCCCTTGCCTAG